The Corynebacterium freiburgense region GAATCATGGGTTCAGCCGCACTTGATATACCTGCCGATCTTTTGGAATCACCATCATTCCAATTAGAACGACTTCGGCGACGCACTCGCGATCGTATCGAATCCGTACTCTCGCACGAAAACATCTCATTGCGAGGTTATTGGGTGCTTACCTGCCTAACATCATCAAATGCTTCCAGCCAATCAACGCTTTGCAGCATTCTTACAATGGATGCCTCCGATATGGTGCGTTTGATTGATGTTCTTGAAAAACACGGTTGGGCAAAACGCTCCCGTGATCCCAAAGATCGCCGCCGACAAATTGTTTCTGCAACTAAGAAAGGACGTGCCGCACAGAAACGGCTCTCAATCCTCGTGTCCCAGGCCGAAGACACCGCCTTAGAAGAATCGACCCCAAAACAACTTAAACATCTGCGTAAACTCGCTCAAGCTATTTTCGCCGCTGAGGAGGTTTGAGCATCCGATGCCGTTGTCGCAGATACCTAGCCAATTTCTACGCTCAAATGAAGCTTCCCCGAAACGTACCCTTATAGATATTCTCCGGCAAACAGTGGATGCCTACCCAAATGCGTCCGCCATCGATGACGGCACTGTATTAACATACTCTGAGTTGTGGGAAGCAATCCATACTAAAGCAAAAGAACTTCATGCTCTTGGAATTCGACGGGGAAACCGCATTGGTATTCGGATGCCCTCCGGCTCGAGGGAACTCTATATCGCCATATTGGCCACACTGGCCGCTGGGGCGGCCTATGTTCCTGTAGACGCAGATGATCCAGATGAGCGTGCAGAATTAGTCTTCGGTGAAGCTAAAGTACACGCAGCTATTACATCCGCTGGTATCGAAATCCTACGGGCCACGCCCGGCGGAGACACTCGCCCACCACGACATACCAACGACGCCTGGATCATCTTTACCTCTGGCTCAACTGGAACCCCAAAAGGCGTCGCAATTACGCATCGTAATGCGGCGGCATTTATCGATGCAGAATCTGCATTATTCCTACAAAACTCCCCCCTTGGACCAGACGACCGCGTCCTAGCGGGATTATCTGTAGCCTTCGATGCATCCTGTGAGGAAATGTGGCTAGCCTGGGCCCACGGCGCTTGTTTAGTCCCCGCCCCACGCTCACTTGTGCGTTCCGGCATGGATCTTGGACCGTGGCTGATCAGTCGAAATATCACTGTGGTTTCTACGGTGCCAACCTTGGCAAATCTTTGGCCTGCTGAGGCGCTTGACAACGTCCGATTACTTATTTTCGGCGGCGAAGCTTGTCCACCAGAACTAGTTGATCGTGTAGCCACAGCTGACCGTGAAGTATGGAACACATACGGCCCAACTGAGGCGACCGTTGTGGCTTGCGCTTCCCGAGTTTTCCCTGGTCAAACGGTGTCAATTGGCCTTCCATTGCAAGGTTGGGACCTGGCTGTGGTCAACGCTGAGGGTAATCCTGTTGACATTGGTCAAGTCGGCGAATTGGTAATTGCAGGCGTTGGCCTAGGCCGGTACCTCGACGAAGCAAAAGACAAGGAAAAATATTCACCATTGCCATCAGTCGGTTGGGCGCGCGCGTATCGCTCAGGCGACCATGTGCGGCTTGAATCAGACGGCCTATATTTTATTGGCCGTGTTGATGACCAAGTAAAAATTGGCGGACGGCGTATCGAACTCGGCGAAGTTGAATCCCATGTATCCGCCCTTCCAAATGTGCTCGGCGCATGCGTTATTCCACAATCAACAAATACAGGCACCACAGTTTTAGTTGGATATCTATCTTTGGAAACCCCTGCTGCGGGTTTTGATATCGACGCCGCTTACGCAACGTTATCTACAGCTATGCCGGCACCACTTGTGCCGCGGCTTTTCGTTATGGATGAACTGCCAGTTACCACTTCAGGAAAGGTTGATAAACGAGCATTACCTTGGCCACTTCCTGGCGCCGAAGTAAGTGCAACAAATTTAAGTCAAATTGAACAGTGGGTTGCTGAAATCTGGGTTGAAGTTTTAGGCGCAAAAGTAAGTAGTTCTGATGCAGATTTCTTTGCACTCGGTGGAACTTCACTTGCCGCTGCTACTGTAATCGCACGAGTCCGCGAACGCTATAGAAATGTCTCAGTCCGAGACCTTTACGACCGCCCACGACTCAGCATGTTTGCAGAGTGTCTAGACGATGAAGCCGATGATGTAATCGACGAACGCATTATTGAAAAAGTGCCACTGCGCACTCGTATCGCCCAAAATCTAATCCAATGTGCCACAATGACCTGGCAAGGCGCTCAATGGGTCACCTGGCTAATGCTCATTACTGCATTTTTAGGTTTTGGTCCATCCTGGCAACTAGTACTCGCAATGGCTCTGCTATTTCTCACACCGTTTGGCAGAATTCCTCTAGCAGCCATCGCTATTCGCTGCCTCACCCACAACATTCAACCTGGTAGCTATCCGCGAGGCGGACAGATTCACCTACGAATTTGGGCAGCGGAACAAATAGTCATTGCTTCCGGTGTCCACTCCGCATCATGTTCAACGCTGATGCCAATGTTTGCGCGACTCACTGGCTCACGTGTCGGCCGCGGCGTCGATATGCACAGCGTGCCTCCCGTAACCGGACTTTTGCGTCTCAACGACCGTTGCGCTATCGAACCCGAAGTAGACCTTAGCGGATATTGGCTTGATGGTGACATCCTGCATATTGGCAGCATAAGCATTGGCACAAACGCACGCATTGGAACCCGAACAGTGCTTATGCCAGATACCGTCATAGATAAAAATGCACAAGTAGAACCTGGTTCCACAATAAATGGCAGAGTTAAACCACGCTCTCGTTGGGCGGGATCACCCGCCAAAAAAATCTCCCGTGCAACATCCCAATTCCCCGACAATATCCCTCCACGACGCCCCGTCTGGGCTGGTATGTACACACTATGCGCAAATATCCTCGGAATCCTTCCCGTAGCGTCATTAGCCGCAGGTTTTTACGCAGCATGGCATTTTACTGAACGCCTTTGGGCTATAGGCACACTAGGGGCAATCTTCGCTTTTGTTTTGTATGCACTAACCACGTTTATTCTAGTAAGAATCCTAAGCTTAGGGCTTACCCCTGGAATCCATCCAGTTCGATCCTCTCAAGGCCTACGCTCCTGGGCAATCACTCGGCTTATGGATGAAGCACGCCAACATTTATTCCCCATCTATGCATCCCAAATCACGCCTCTATGGTTCCGTATGCTCGGCGCCCGGATTGGTCGTGAAGTGGAAATTTCAACGACTGTAGCAATCCCTCGATTTTTGGAGGTTAAAGAAGGATCGTTCCTTGCCGACGACACTCTTGTTGGTGGATATGCCCTGGGACATGGATGGCTACTTACCGGGAATAACCAAGTGGGTAAACGTAGTTTCCTAGGAAATTCCGGAGTCCTGCCTCCTGGGATAAAGCTCCGCAAAGACTCCCTCGTGGCAGTCCTTTCACTCACCCCCAAACGGAGTAAAGCAAAAAGTAACTGGTGGGGAAGCCCACCAGAACGCTTGCGCAGAGTAACCATACAAACTACCGACGACTCACGCACATACACACCGCAATTTCATATGAAACTAAAACGCGCCTGTGTTGAATCAATGAGAATCCTTGCCCCCATAGCCTCAGCGAACATTGCCGTTTGCCTTCTCCTTGGCCTCTATTGGATTTCCAAAACCTACGGCTGGGGAATTGCCTATGCTCTCAGTGGGTTTGCATTCATGGCCGCAGGATTCTTCGCGGCATGGCTCACAATCACTATAAAATGGCTCTGCATAGGCCACGTTACCCCAGGTCAGCATCCACTTTGGAGTAGCTTTATTTGGTGGAACGAACTGCAAGATACCTTTGTAGAGGTCGTCGCCGCCCCCTGGTTTAGCCGATACCACCATGGAACAGCAGCACTGAACTGGTTCCTGAGAGAACTTGGCGCAAAAATAGGACGCGGCGCTTGGATTGAAAGTTATTGGTTCCCCGAGGCAGACCTATGCCAAGTAGGCGAAGGAGCATCAATTGGTCCTGGCTGTGTAGTGCAAACACATCTTTTCCAAGATCGCGTTATGAGTCTGGACACTGTACGAATTGGTCAAGGAGCAACTCTCGGACCGCATTCAGTGTCACTTCCCGCTTCTACCATAGGAAACGCCGCAACTGTTGGCCCCCGTTCATTGGTTATGCGTGGAGATTCGTTACCGCCCTACACAAGGTGGCTCGGTAACCCCATCGAAATTCTCCGACCAATAAAGAAAGAGTAAACAAAAAGTAAAGCGCCCGCCGGATCGTCACCCAGCAAGCGCCTACTTCAATATAGATCTATATTATTTCTCGAGAATTTTTGGATTTTCATCCGGTATGTAATTAAGGACTATACCAGTCCTTAAAGTTATTTTAGTTCATCTACCCTTAGACGAAGAATGGCCACCAGCCGAAGGAGCCAAGGTCCCAGGAAAGGGTGAAGAGAACCGTGTCGAGCCAAGCGAGCATATCAAGTGCCTTTCAATAGTGATTTTAGTCAGTTCATATGAGCTGACTTGCTTCTATCTTTACAGAACTTGAGAAACTTTGCAAGTTTCTATAGCCCCCATTTGCAGGGGTATTTAAAGTCCCGTAAAGATATTGGAGGTTTTCAGCTTTGCAAGCTTCCGCCAAGCTGAAAAAGCGGAAGCTTACATTATTTTACTAACTGGCGGAGATTAGCACCACCAGTACCAGTCATACCAGCCCCATGAGCCAAATGCCCAAGACAATGGATAGAAGAACCAGTCATACCACATGATAGAACCTTTCAGTTTTGAGCGAACTCCGCGTCTTTTGAAGCGGTCAACTCTTAATTTACCAATAAGCTGAACCTATGCAAGGACTTGGAATCTAATTTATCTTCCCGTTATCACTTTCACTATCTTCTGGGGGTAAATATACATTGCGCAGCCCCCTTTTTTAGGGCGCCGAACTCAAAAGAATGTCCGATAGTTTCTGAAGAAGCAATCTAAAAACACCCCCACCGTAATTTTTCAAACCTTTGTTTGCGTCTTTGAGTTCATTACACTCCAATAAAAATGACCCCCTTTGGCAGAGTAACCAAGGAGGTCTTTTTAAGAATGACTAACAATCAATCCCCAATTTGATCAAGTCCCCTGAGAACAATTTTGGGATCAGGCTCCCCAACAACTTCATAATCCTTACCCGTATATTCAAACTTGCTTAATACAAATCGCATTGCATTAATACGAGCCCGTTTTTTGTCATTGGATTTAATAGTGATCCAGGGAGATTCATCAGTATCCGTATAACGGAATTGCTCTTCTTTCGCACGCGTATAGTCGTCCCATTTATCAAGAGAAGCCAAATCCATTGGAGAAAGCTTCCACTGCCGCACTGGATCCACTTGCCGAATAGCAAATCGTGTTCTTTGTTCTTTCTGAGTAACTGAGAACCAGAACTTTGTGAGTGAAATGCCGGAGCCCATAATCATATTTTCAAGCATTGGGACTTCTCGTAAAAATTCGCCGTGTTGAGATTCTGTACAGAACCCCATTACACGCTCGACGCCGGATCGGTTATACCAAGACCTATCGAAAAACACGATCTCCCCTGCGCAAGGAAAATGCTCAATATACCGCTGAAAATACCAAGAGGTAGATTCACGCGGCGACGGTTTTTCCAATGCCACCGTACGAGCGCCACGAGGATTCAAATGCTCGTTAAAGCGCTTGATCGTAC contains the following coding sequences:
- a CDS encoding MarR family winged helix-turn-helix transcriptional regulator — encoded protein: MGSAALDIPADLLESPSFQLERLRRRTRDRIESVLSHENISLRGYWVLTCLTSSNASSQSTLCSILTMDASDMVRLIDVLEKHGWAKRSRDPKDRRRQIVSATKKGRAAQKRLSILVSQAEDTALEESTPKQLKHLRKLAQAIFAAEEV
- a CDS encoding Pls/PosA family non-ribosomal peptide synthetase, producing the protein MPLSQIPSQFLRSNEASPKRTLIDILRQTVDAYPNASAIDDGTVLTYSELWEAIHTKAKELHALGIRRGNRIGIRMPSGSRELYIAILATLAAGAAYVPVDADDPDERAELVFGEAKVHAAITSAGIEILRATPGGDTRPPRHTNDAWIIFTSGSTGTPKGVAITHRNAAAFIDAESALFLQNSPLGPDDRVLAGLSVAFDASCEEMWLAWAHGACLVPAPRSLVRSGMDLGPWLISRNITVVSTVPTLANLWPAEALDNVRLLIFGGEACPPELVDRVATADREVWNTYGPTEATVVACASRVFPGQTVSIGLPLQGWDLAVVNAEGNPVDIGQVGELVIAGVGLGRYLDEAKDKEKYSPLPSVGWARAYRSGDHVRLESDGLYFIGRVDDQVKIGGRRIELGEVESHVSALPNVLGACVIPQSTNTGTTVLVGYLSLETPAAGFDIDAAYATLSTAMPAPLVPRLFVMDELPVTTSGKVDKRALPWPLPGAEVSATNLSQIEQWVAEIWVEVLGAKVSSSDADFFALGGTSLAAATVIARVRERYRNVSVRDLYDRPRLSMFAECLDDEADDVIDERIIEKVPLRTRIAQNLIQCATMTWQGAQWVTWLMLITAFLGFGPSWQLVLAMALLFLTPFGRIPLAAIAIRCLTHNIQPGSYPRGGQIHLRIWAAEQIVIASGVHSASCSTLMPMFARLTGSRVGRGVDMHSVPPVTGLLRLNDRCAIEPEVDLSGYWLDGDILHIGSISIGTNARIGTRTVLMPDTVIDKNAQVEPGSTINGRVKPRSRWAGSPAKKISRATSQFPDNIPPRRPVWAGMYTLCANILGILPVASLAAGFYAAWHFTERLWAIGTLGAIFAFVLYALTTFILVRILSLGLTPGIHPVRSSQGLRSWAITRLMDEARQHLFPIYASQITPLWFRMLGARIGREVEISTTVAIPRFLEVKEGSFLADDTLVGGYALGHGWLLTGNNQVGKRSFLGNSGVLPPGIKLRKDSLVAVLSLTPKRSKAKSNWWGSPPERLRRVTIQTTDDSRTYTPQFHMKLKRACVESMRILAPIASANIAVCLLLGLYWISKTYGWGIAYALSGFAFMAAGFFAAWLTITIKWLCIGHVTPGQHPLWSSFIWWNELQDTFVEVVAAPWFSRYHHGTAALNWFLRELGAKIGRGAWIESYWFPEADLCQVGEGASIGPGCVVQTHLFQDRVMSLDTVRIGQGATLGPHSVSLPASTIGNAATVGPRSLVMRGDSLPPYTRWLGNPIEILRPIKKE
- the ppk2 gene encoding polyphosphate kinase 2 produces the protein MADNTETELPVVDLAATQGYIVDDSDEDDPVLIQPDGTPVETWRENYPYQERMSRKEYERTKRALQIELLKWQNWTKDTGQRHIILFEGRDAAGKGGTIKRFNEHLNPRGARTVALEKPSPRESTSWYFQRYIEHFPCAGEIVFFDRSWYNRSGVERVMGFCTESQHGEFLREVPMLENMIMGSGISLTKFWFSVTQKEQRTRFAIRQVDPVRQWKLSPMDLASLDKWDDYTRAKEEQFRYTDTDESPWITIKSNDKKRARINAMRFVLSKFEYTGKDYEVVGEPDPKIVLRGLDQIGD